GTGACCGCCGGTCATGTCCCCCAGAGCCAGTCCGCGGACCACCACGGTCGCGGTCTGGGTGGTGCCGATACCACCCATGGACGCCACGATCGGCATGAACACCGCGAGCAGGGCCAGCTCACGGATCGAGCTCTCGAAGAGGCCGATGACGGAGGCGGCCAGAATGGCGGTGGCCAGGTTGATCAGGAGCCAGACGAGGCGCTTCGGGAATACCGTCTGGGCCGAGTCGAGCACGGTCTCGTCGCCCGCGGCGCCGCCGAGGCGCTGGATGTCCTCGGTGGCTTCCTCGCGGATGACGTCGATGACGTCGTCGACCGTGATCACCCCTAGCAGGCGGTGGTCGGCGTTCACCACCGGAATGGCCACCAGGTTGTACTTGGCGACCAGCCGCGCCACCTCCTCCTGGTCCGTGTCCGGCCTGACGCTCACCGACTCCTCCTGGCGGAGCAGTCGCACCGGCGCGGCGGGATCGGCGGTGACCAGTCGGCGCCAGGGCAGGCTGCCGACGAGGTGCTCGTGGTCGTCCACCACGTAGAGCGTGGGCGCGGTCTCGGCGACCGGCGACTTGCGGATCTGATCCACCGCCTGCGCGACCGTCATGTGCTCGGGCACCGCGAGGATGTCCGGGGTCATGAGGCGACCCGCGGTCTTCTCGCCGTACTCGAGCAGCTCCTGGACCTCCTCCGACTTCTCTTCCTTCATCAGGTCGAGGACCTTCTCGACCTGCTCTGCGGGCAGCTCCTCGAGGACCTGGGCCGCGTCGTCCGGCCGCATCCGATCGAGGATGCTCGAGATCTCGCCCTCGTCGAGGGCCCGCGCCAGCTCGTAGAGCGGCTGATCGTCCAGCTCGGCCAGCACGGCCCCGGCGGACTCGCGTGCGAGCAGCCGGAAGAGCGTCACCTGATCGGGCAGCGCGAGGTCTCGCAGGGCCGCCGCGATGTCGGCGGCGTGGGCGTCCTCGAGAACCTGACTCAGTCGCTCGCGGCGTCCCGACTCCAGGAGGTCCCGGACGGTGTCGGTGAGACGGGCCGCCTCGGCCATGACTGCCGGTTACGCCGGGAGGGTCGGGCTCGGGCCCTGGGGCGGGCGGGAGGAGGTGGACGCGGGCTGGGTCGCGATGAGCTGCGCGACCTGGTTCTCCAGCTGACGGATGCGATACCGCATTCGCAGCACCTTGACCAGCCCGCTCAGCGAAGCGAACGTGACGCCGACCAGCAACGACAGCAGGATGACCAGCGCCAGGGGCATGCCGGTCACGCTCCAGGCCAGGAAGGAGATCTGCACCGGGTCGCGATTCTGCAACGCGAACACGGTGGCCGCGCTCCCGAGCAGCGCCATGAGCAGGTAGATGAAGATCATGACTGGGAGCCCTCCGCCGGCTTCCCGGCTCCGAGTGCGCGCAGGAAGCGCTCGACGATGCGATCCTGGCAGACACCGGCGCCGGCGGCCTCGCCCGCGGCGCGGCCAAGCTTCTGCACCGGGAAGATGGCCTTGGCCATGGTCCGGTGCCCGCCACCCACGCCCAGGTCGCCGAAGGCGGCGCGGGTCACGTCTCCCGCGCTCTTCACGTATCCGACGTTCCGGACGGAGACGTGCACCTCGTCGCCGACGATACCCGAGACCACCGACCACTGCACACCCTCCGCCTGCAGCCCGAAGTCGGCGAACTGCGGGATCAGGTCGACGGTGGACACGCGGCCCAGGTGGGAGAAGAACACGCCCTGCACCACGCGACGCTTGGAGAGGCCCTGGGCGAGGACGTCGAGGGCGTCCTGCGAGAGCTCGGGCCGCTCGATGCGCCGGAGCGCGTTGTGGTTGGCGAGGAGGTACAGATACGAGAAGGCCTCGAGATCGGCCTTGGTCCCGCCGCGCTCGAGCCCGAGGGTGTCCGACTTGATGCCGTAGAGCAGCGCGGTG
The Candidatus Methylomirabilota bacterium DNA segment above includes these coding regions:
- the mgtE gene encoding magnesium transporter produces the protein MAEAARLTDTVRDLLESGRRERLSQVLEDAHAADIAAALRDLALPDQVTLFRLLARESAGAVLAELDDQPLYELARALDEGEISSILDRMRPDDAAQVLEELPAEQVEKVLDLMKEEKSEEVQELLEYGEKTAGRLMTPDILAVPEHMTVAQAVDQIRKSPVAETAPTLYVVDDHEHLVGSLPWRRLVTADPAAPVRLLRQEESVSVRPDTDQEEVARLVAKYNLVAIPVVNADHRLLGVITVDDVIDVIREEATEDIQRLGGAAGDETVLDSAQTVFPKRLVWLLINLATAILAASVIGLFESSIRELALLAVFMPIVASMGGIGTTQTATVVVRGLALGDMTGGHVWRVLRKETTLALTIGLATGLVMAVIAYFWKGQALLATIIAVAMTLNMVVAAVVGVVIPLLLKSFRVDPAIASSVIITTFTDVFGFFSFLGLATLLIRFLL
- a CDS encoding LapA family protein, with the translated sequence MIFIYLLMALLGSAATVFALQNRDPVQISFLAWSVTGMPLALVILLSLLVGVTFASLSGLVKVLRMRYRIRQLENQVAQLIATQPASTSSRPPQGPSPTLPA